The Mercurialis annua linkage group LG2, ddMerAnnu1.2, whole genome shotgun sequence genome contains a region encoding:
- the LOC126667692 gene encoding 60S ribosomal protein L7-4, translating to MAVAEESKPVVPESVLKKTKRNEEWAVAKKQELEASKKKAKENRKLIFNRAKQYAQEYDQQQKELIQLKREAKLKGGFYVNPEAKLLFIIRIRGINAIDPKTKKILQLLRLRQIFNGVFLKVNKATVNMLHRVEPYVTYGYPNLKSVKELIYKRGFGKVNQQRIALTDNSIVEQVLGKHEIICVEDLIHEILTVGPHFKEANNFLWPFQLKAPLGGMKKKRNHYVEGGDAGNREDYINELIRRMN from the exons ATGGCCGTCGCCGAAGAATCGAAACCGGTGGTACCCGAGTCCGTGCTGAAGAAAACCAAAAGAAATGAGGAGTGGGCGGTGGCTAAGAAGCAAGAATTAGAAGCTTCAAAGAAGAAGGCTAAAGAAAATCGCAAATTAATCTTTAACAGAGCTAAGCAGTATGCTCAAGAATATGATCAGCAG CAAAAGGAGTTGATTCAGTTGAAGCGAGAGGCTAAGTTAAAAGGAGGATTTTATGTTAATCCTGAAGCTAAATTGCTGTTTATCATCAGGATTCGTGG taTTAATGCCATTGACCCTAAGACCAAGAAGATTTTGCAGCTGTTGCGTTTGAGACAG ATTTTTAACGGTGTATTCCTAAAAGTAAACAAAGCAACAGTGAATATGCTTCATAGAGTTGAGCCTTATGTGACATACGG ATACCCGAACTTGAAGAGTGTGAAAGAATTGATCTACAAGAGGGGCTTTGGAAAAGTGAACCAGCAGAGAATTGCACTGACAGACAATTCTATTGTTGAGCAG GTTCTTGGCAAGCATGAGATTATCTGCGTCGAGGATCTGATCCATGAAATTTTGACCGTTGGACCTCATTTCAAGGAAGCAAACAACTTCCTGTGGCCATTCCAGCTCAAGGCACCTCTGGGaggtatgaagaagaagagaaatcACTATGTGGAAGGAGGTGATGCCGGAAACCGTGAAGACTACATCAATGAGCTAATCAGGAGAATGAACTAG
- the LOC126667690 gene encoding suppressor protein SRP40 isoform X1 has translation MLEEVKIDNRTVKKAQEEEFKPSILAFTPRQVLLLLSKQQPSSMDKLSLKPEKRTLLLHSIAQFLKQSGFSKTLQKFLSEAVIKKDELTGLSHDLEEIFCKFLDNLSGDNVYENSKSQKAEELRTDVIAKGDKEGDFASNVGDGKKKKKTDKSGGGEEKIQVEDVVALDVKAKEKKKSKKKQSSLDTEAVVDNDGAPEESVPEANEEKSKDKKKEKKKKNKPSSDPILDDEKLNKIDSEKSAFKTLEKDVTEKKDKSSKKRKRVASEEDGLEPAGEKPVEVSENVKTDESKRQKTELNSSPKTEEKPFTKELNEQPNWSLKENGEKSSMKKTKKYENGSAEPKSVEHFQRIKVDEVVFSNEKLKDNSYWAKDGAETGYGAKAQEILGQVRGRGFRHEKTKKKRGSYRGGLIDLDSHSVKFNYSDEE, from the exons ATGCTCGAAGAAGTCAAAATTGATAACAGAACAGTAAAAAAAGCTCAAGAAGAAGAGTTTAAACCTAGTATTTTAGCATTTACACCTCGTCAAGTGTTGCTGTTATTGTCTAAACAGCAGCCAAGCAGCATGGACAAGCTGAGTTTAAAACCTGAGAAGAGGACCCTTCTCTTGCATTCCATAGCTCAGTTTCTTAAGCAAAGTGGGTTCTCTAAAACACTTCAGAAGTTTCTGTCTGAAGCCGTTATCAAG AAAGATGAGTTGACTGGTTTGTCTCATGATTTGGAAGAGATTTTCTGCAAGTTTTTGGATAATTTAAG tggTGATAATGTGTATGAAAATTCGAAGAGTCAGAAGGCGGAAG AATTGCGAACTGATGTAATTGCGAAAGGCGATAAAGAGGGTGATTTTGCTTCTAATGTGGGTgatggaaagaaaaagaagaagactGATAAGAGCGGTGGCGGTGAAGAGAAGATTCAGGTAGAAGATGTAGTGGCTTTAGATGTAAAGGctaaagagaaaaagaaaagcaaaaaGAAACAGAGCAGCTTGGATACAGAAGCTGTTGTTGATAATGATGGGGCACCTGAAGAATCGGTACCTGAGGCCAATGAAGAAAAATCGAAGGataagaagaaggagaagaagaagaaaaataaaccGTCTTCTGATCCCATTCTCGATGATGAAAAGCTGAATAAAATTGATTCTGAAAAAAGTGCTTTTAAGACTCTAGAGAAGGATGTTACTGAAAAAAAGGATAAAAGTTCCAAGAAGAGGAAAAGAGTGGCGTCTGAAGAAGATGGTCTTGAGCCTGCTGGTGAAAAACCAGTTGAGGTATCTGAAAACGTGAAGACAGACGAATCCAAACGTCAAAAGACAGAGCTAAATTCATCTCCTAAAACTGAAGAGAAACCCTTTACTAAAGAGCTTAATGAGCAGCCAAACTGGAGCCTCAAGGAAAACGGAGAGAAATCTTCCATGAAGAAAACCAAGAAGTACGAGAATGGTTCAGCTGAG CCAAAGTCAGTTGAGCATTTCCAGAGGATAAAAGTTGATGAGGTGGTATTCTCTAATGAGAAGCTGAAAGATAATTCATATTGGGCAAAG GATGGTGCTGAGACTGGTTATGGTGCAAAGGCACAGGAAATTCTTGGGCAAGTCAGAGGAAG GGGTTTCAGGCATGAAAAGACGAAGAAGAAACGTGGATCATACAGAGGAGGTCTGATTGATTTGGATTCTCATTCTGTCAAGTTCAACTACTCCGATGAGGAGTGA
- the LOC126667690 gene encoding suppressor protein SRP40 isoform X2 → MLEEVKIDNRTVKKAQEEEFKPSILAFTPRQVLLLLSKQQPSSMDKLSLKPEKRTLLLHSIAQFLKQSGFSKTLQKFLSEAVIKKDELTGLSHDLEEIFCKFLDNLSGDNVYENSKSQKAEELRTDVIAKGDKEGDFASNVGDGKKKKKTDKSGGGEEKIQVEDVVALDVKAKEKKKSKKKQSSLDTEAVVDNDGAPEESVPEANEEKSKDKKKEKKKKNKPSSDPILDDEKLNKIDSEKSAFKTLEKDVTEKKDKSSKKRKRVASEEDGLEPAGEKPVEVSENVKTDESKRQKTELNSSPKTEEKPFTKELNEQPNWSLKENGEKSSMKKTKKYENGSAEPKSVEHFQRIKVDEVVFSNEKLKDNSYWAKDGAETGYGAKAQEILGQVRGRVGLK, encoded by the exons ATGCTCGAAGAAGTCAAAATTGATAACAGAACAGTAAAAAAAGCTCAAGAAGAAGAGTTTAAACCTAGTATTTTAGCATTTACACCTCGTCAAGTGTTGCTGTTATTGTCTAAACAGCAGCCAAGCAGCATGGACAAGCTGAGTTTAAAACCTGAGAAGAGGACCCTTCTCTTGCATTCCATAGCTCAGTTTCTTAAGCAAAGTGGGTTCTCTAAAACACTTCAGAAGTTTCTGTCTGAAGCCGTTATCAAG AAAGATGAGTTGACTGGTTTGTCTCATGATTTGGAAGAGATTTTCTGCAAGTTTTTGGATAATTTAAG tggTGATAATGTGTATGAAAATTCGAAGAGTCAGAAGGCGGAAG AATTGCGAACTGATGTAATTGCGAAAGGCGATAAAGAGGGTGATTTTGCTTCTAATGTGGGTgatggaaagaaaaagaagaagactGATAAGAGCGGTGGCGGTGAAGAGAAGATTCAGGTAGAAGATGTAGTGGCTTTAGATGTAAAGGctaaagagaaaaagaaaagcaaaaaGAAACAGAGCAGCTTGGATACAGAAGCTGTTGTTGATAATGATGGGGCACCTGAAGAATCGGTACCTGAGGCCAATGAAGAAAAATCGAAGGataagaagaaggagaagaagaagaaaaataaaccGTCTTCTGATCCCATTCTCGATGATGAAAAGCTGAATAAAATTGATTCTGAAAAAAGTGCTTTTAAGACTCTAGAGAAGGATGTTACTGAAAAAAAGGATAAAAGTTCCAAGAAGAGGAAAAGAGTGGCGTCTGAAGAAGATGGTCTTGAGCCTGCTGGTGAAAAACCAGTTGAGGTATCTGAAAACGTGAAGACAGACGAATCCAAACGTCAAAAGACAGAGCTAAATTCATCTCCTAAAACTGAAGAGAAACCCTTTACTAAAGAGCTTAATGAGCAGCCAAACTGGAGCCTCAAGGAAAACGGAGAGAAATCTTCCATGAAGAAAACCAAGAAGTACGAGAATGGTTCAGCTGAG CCAAAGTCAGTTGAGCATTTCCAGAGGATAAAAGTTGATGAGGTGGTATTCTCTAATGAGAAGCTGAAAGATAATTCATATTGGGCAAAG GATGGTGCTGAGACTGGTTATGGTGCAAAGGCACAGGAAATTCTTGGGCAAGTCAGAGGAAG AGTCGGATTGAAATAa
- the LOC126669432 gene encoding uncharacterized protein LOC126669432, which yields MCLVFLCDEEERELGRQQAPGSCPYCGGKVEAMDVERKWSFCFLPICYKIKRKFFCSLCARRLELYH from the coding sequence ATGTGTTTGGTGTTCTTGTGCGACGAAGAAGAACGGGAGCTTGGGCGGCAACAAGCGCCAGGCTCATGCCCGTACTGCGGAGGCAAAGTCGAAGCTATGGATGTCGAACGCAAATGGAGTTTTTGCTTTCTACCAATTTGTTATAAAATCAAACGAAAATTCTTCTGTTCTTTATGTGCTCGTCGCTTGGAATTGTATCACTGA